A DNA window from Paenibacillus andongensis contains the following coding sequences:
- a CDS encoding UDP-glucose dehydrogenase family protein, whose protein sequence is MQRIAVIGTGYVGLVSGTCFAEMGHQVICADRDEGKIARLQQGDMPIYEPGLKELVSSNLLAHRLSFTSLISDAIVLSDIIFIAVGTPTEDNGDVDMTQVNSVIASIAAYSTTSKIIVMKSTVPVGTGRWVEEQLKSLAAPHLDMHVVSNPEFLREGSAIEDTFHPDRIVIGSDHPEAGARIAALHASIRTELLLTDRESAELIKYASNAFLAAKISFINEMAQVCEKVGANVGLVAKGMGLDRRIGPHFLNAGIGYGGSCFPKDTKAQLKLAQNVDYDFKILRSVIEVNHLQRERFVHKIERAVGQLNGKRIAVLGLAFKPNTDDLRDAPALDIIAALKGRGAIVNAYDPVSTGHAARLLPEVNLCSDPYLALHEADAVVITTEWEDIRRLNWRLVRSLVKQPLIVDGRNMFDPEEMSRLGFTYVSIGRKTALLDMVIS, encoded by the coding sequence GTGCAGCGAATTGCGGTTATTGGAACGGGATATGTCGGACTGGTATCGGGTACTTGCTTCGCGGAGATGGGGCATCAGGTGATTTGCGCTGATCGTGACGAAGGTAAAATAGCTCGCTTGCAGCAAGGGGATATGCCAATCTATGAACCGGGGCTGAAGGAGCTAGTCTCGTCCAATCTTCTAGCCCACCGCCTATCGTTTACTTCGCTAATCAGTGACGCCATAGTCTTATCCGATATCATCTTCATTGCGGTTGGAACACCAACAGAAGACAATGGCGATGTGGATATGACCCAAGTTAACAGTGTCATTGCAAGTATTGCCGCCTATTCCACAACTTCCAAGATCATCGTGATGAAAAGCACCGTACCGGTTGGGACCGGTCGCTGGGTAGAAGAACAGCTGAAGTCGTTAGCTGCTCCTCATTTAGATATGCATGTCGTATCTAACCCTGAATTTCTTAGAGAAGGCTCTGCGATAGAGGATACCTTTCATCCGGATCGTATCGTCATTGGTTCGGATCACCCGGAAGCAGGGGCTCGAATTGCTGCCCTGCATGCTTCTATACGAACAGAGCTGCTTTTGACTGACCGCGAAAGCGCTGAGCTTATCAAATACGCCTCGAATGCCTTTCTGGCAGCCAAAATTTCATTCATTAACGAAATGGCTCAAGTGTGTGAGAAAGTGGGTGCTAATGTTGGCCTTGTGGCCAAAGGCATGGGGCTGGATCGCCGCATTGGTCCTCATTTTCTGAACGCGGGTATTGGATACGGGGGCTCCTGCTTCCCCAAAGATACGAAAGCGCAGCTTAAGCTTGCTCAGAATGTTGATTATGACTTCAAAATATTACGTTCCGTGATAGAAGTGAATCACCTGCAGCGAGAACGCTTTGTACATAAAATTGAACGTGCAGTCGGCCAGTTGAACGGGAAGCGAATAGCTGTTTTAGGTTTGGCTTTTAAGCCAAATACAGACGATTTGCGTGATGCACCTGCGCTCGATATTATTGCCGCACTTAAAGGACGGGGCGCCATAGTTAATGCCTATGACCCTGTATCTACAGGGCATGCCGCTCGGCTCCTTCCGGAAGTGAACCTGTGCTCCGATCCTTATCTTGCCCTCCATGAGGCTGATGCTGTGGTTATCACGACGGAGTGGGAAGATATTCGCCGCTTGAACTGGCGTCTGGTTAGAAGCCTTGTGAAGCAACCCCTCATCGTGGATGGACGGAATATGTTTGATCCGGAGGAGATGAGCAGACTAGGGTTTACCTATGTATCGATTGGCAGAAAAACAGCCTTGTTGGACATGGTTATTTCATAA